The following proteins come from a genomic window of Kitasatospora sp. NBC_01246:
- a CDS encoding dihydrodipicolinate reductase C-terminal domain-containing protein: MPEAPATGGPTLGVVGRGRLGAALLAACRADGTRVSLTASRGGGWQVDAVPDVLVDASAPDAHPDVLDYCAAHRVPLVACVSNLTDAQWTSLAELATVVPVVRATNLSFAHYLQLRIAEFTAALTRGPLGAATTTVRERHPIGKAHRPSATAVVLARAWAGASGREVADIADERAGLPVSEHELTHTWDGESLHVRHHVGSWAVPARGALTAADWARTAPPGLVTMRTVYDDLTARSTP; encoded by the coding sequence ATGCCTGAGGCACCCGCGACCGGCGGCCCCACCCTGGGCGTCGTCGGTCGCGGGCGGCTCGGCGCGGCGCTGCTGGCGGCCTGCCGGGCGGACGGCACGCGGGTTTCGCTGACCGCCTCCCGCGGCGGCGGCTGGCAGGTCGACGCCGTGCCCGACGTCCTCGTGGACGCCAGCGCGCCCGACGCGCACCCGGACGTGCTCGACTACTGCGCGGCGCACCGGGTGCCGCTCGTCGCCTGCGTCTCCAACCTGACGGACGCCCAGTGGACGTCCCTGGCGGAGCTGGCGACGGTGGTCCCGGTGGTCCGGGCCACCAACCTCTCCTTCGCCCACTACCTCCAGCTGCGCATCGCCGAGTTCACCGCGGCCCTCACCCGGGGTCCACTCGGCGCGGCCACCACCACCGTCCGGGAGCGGCACCCGATCGGCAAGGCGCACCGGCCGAGCGCCACCGCCGTGGTCCTGGCCCGGGCCTGGGCCGGCGCGAGCGGCCGGGAGGTGGCCGACATCGCCGACGAGCGAGCCGGACTCCCCGTCAGCGAACACGAGTTGACCCACACCTGGGACGGCGAGTCGCTGCACGTACGGCACCACGTCGGCAGCTGGGCGGTGCCGGCCAGGGGTGCGCTGACGGCCGCCGACTGGGCCCGCACCGCGCCTCCCGGCCTGGTCACCATGCGGACCGTCTACGACGACCTGACAGCAAGGAGCACGCCATGA
- a CDS encoding class II aldolase/adducin family protein: MTTAEGRPLSPAERRLVLQVAVGARMLSLDGHDDFNQGQISARIPGRDEFFIKGALVGFDEAAPADVVRCPVDHTLPAPPLAPPELPLHQAIYRARPDVNGIVHSHAPYTLLFGATDLPMRPISHDGAYFRDRIGLFTETSNTVLDIDTGDHIAKDLDDHPAVLLRNHGGVIVGKSVRHAAVFAQVLERACRLQLTAEGTGVPYAWSTEQDVAAKQDFIYADLSVRSYWDYAVRRVGRHWPETADWARG, translated from the coding sequence ATGACCACCGCAGAGGGGCGGCCGCTGAGCCCCGCCGAACGCCGGCTCGTCCTCCAGGTCGCGGTCGGCGCGCGGATGCTCTCCCTCGACGGGCACGACGACTTCAACCAGGGCCAGATCTCGGCCCGGATCCCCGGCCGGGACGAGTTCTTCATCAAGGGCGCCCTGGTCGGCTTCGACGAGGCCGCCCCCGCCGACGTGGTCCGCTGCCCGGTCGACCACACGCTGCCCGCCCCGCCACTGGCGCCCCCGGAGCTGCCGCTCCACCAGGCGATCTACCGGGCGCGCCCGGACGTCAACGGCATCGTGCACAGCCATGCGCCGTACACCCTGCTGTTCGGGGCCACCGACCTGCCGATGCGCCCGATCTCGCACGACGGCGCGTACTTCCGGGACCGGATCGGGCTGTTCACCGAGACCAGCAACACCGTCCTGGACATCGACACCGGTGACCACATCGCCAAGGACCTCGACGACCACCCGGCCGTCCTGCTCCGGAACCACGGTGGCGTGATCGTCGGCAAGAGCGTGCGGCACGCCGCCGTCTTCGCCCAGGTGCTGGAGCGCGCCTGCCGGCTCCAGCTGACCGCCGAGGGCACCGGCGTCCCGTACGCCTGGTCCACCGAGCAGGACGTGGCCGCCAAGCAGGACTTCATCTACGCCGACCTCTCCGTCCGCTCGTACTGGGACTACGCCGTCCGCCGGGTCGGCCGGCACTGGCCCGAGA